The Bradyrhizobium sp. WBAH42 genome includes a window with the following:
- a CDS encoding DNA topoisomerase IB, protein MMDQQNLGTMRPASADPAAIALAKALGQWPKPTGFRRPSPKKTYDTAPAATVEALAKELGLRLGDQNELTIRRIKRGKGYSFVRPNGAHIRDARTIRRLHAMAVPPAYREVRYSADPNSHLQAVGRDAAGRLQYRYHADWEKVREQRKAHRLAKLVGALPKIRRKVSAFLSGDEPTREFALSAVIELIARTAIRPGNESYARLNGTRGATTLLKSNVTLEDDCFVLTFKAKGGKAVRKECDAAKLVRAIGILQSVPGKRMFQYRDAYGIVRAVNTTQVNAFLREIAGIKISLKDFRTLMASAVVVESLSRITPASSQRGRKKQVLDAIRAAADQLSNTPAICRKSYVHDTIVTAFEEGILERFAATMKGQRSQARREQLLAQVVATAAV, encoded by the coding sequence ATGATGGATCAGCAGAATCTCGGGACGATGCGGCCCGCTTCAGCCGATCCTGCAGCCATTGCCCTGGCCAAGGCCCTCGGACAATGGCCGAAACCGACCGGTTTCAGGCGCCCGAGCCCGAAGAAGACCTACGACACGGCGCCTGCGGCGACGGTCGAGGCCCTCGCCAAGGAGCTGGGCTTGCGGCTCGGCGACCAGAACGAGCTGACCATCCGCCGTATCAAGCGCGGCAAGGGCTATTCCTTCGTCCGTCCCAACGGCGCGCATATCCGCGACGCCCGCACCATCCGCCGGCTGCACGCCATGGCGGTGCCGCCGGCCTATCGCGAGGTGCGCTACTCCGCCGATCCGAACTCGCACCTGCAGGCGGTGGGCCGCGATGCCGCGGGCCGGCTGCAATATCGCTATCACGCCGATTGGGAGAAGGTCCGCGAGCAGCGCAAGGCGCATCGCCTGGCAAAGCTCGTCGGCGCGCTGCCGAAAATCCGGCGCAAGGTCTCGGCGTTCCTGTCCGGTGACGAGCCGACGCGCGAGTTCGCGCTCTCGGCCGTGATCGAGCTGATCGCGCGTACCGCGATCCGTCCCGGCAATGAATCCTACGCCCGCCTCAACGGCACCCGCGGCGCCACCACGCTGCTGAAGTCCAACGTCACGCTGGAAGACGATTGCTTCGTGCTGACCTTCAAGGCCAAGGGTGGCAAGGCGGTGCGCAAGGAGTGCGACGCCGCCAAGCTGGTGCGCGCCATCGGCATTTTGCAGAGCGTTCCCGGCAAGCGCATGTTCCAGTATCGCGATGCCTACGGCATCGTGCGCGCGGTCAACACCACCCAGGTGAACGCGTTTCTGCGCGAGATCGCCGGCATCAAGATTTCGCTGAAGGATTTCCGTACGCTGATGGCGTCCGCCGTCGTGGTGGAATCGCTGTCGCGGATCACGCCGGCGAGCAGCCAGCGCGGCCGCAAGAAGCAGGTGCTCGACGCGATCCGCGCCGCCGCCGACCAGCTCTCCAACACGCCGGCGATCTGCCGCAAGAGCTACGTCCACGACACCATCGTCACCGCCTTCGAGGAGGGCATCCTCGAGCGCTTCGCCGCGACCATGAAGGGCCAGCGCTCGCAGGCGAGGCGTGAACAGCTGCTGGCGCAGGTGGTGGCGACCGCAGCGGTGTAA
- a CDS encoding SRPBCC domain-containing protein, with product MPEPFIVRRETQIAAPRATVFAYLTDPEKILSWMGSDATTEPYPGGLYLLKGVSPRGGVARGVFREVVPVHRLAYTFGWEGGQEVPPGSSLIEIDLIEQDGGTLLRMTHSGLPNEAQAAAHATGWAHYLERLTIAAAGGDPGPDKGVSEKK from the coding sequence ATGCCCGAGCCGTTCATAGTGCGACGCGAGACCCAGATCGCGGCCCCGCGCGCCACCGTCTTCGCCTATCTCACCGACCCCGAAAAGATCCTGAGCTGGATGGGCTCGGATGCGACCACCGAGCCGTATCCCGGCGGGCTCTATTTGCTCAAGGGCGTCAGCCCGCGCGGCGGTGTCGCCCGCGGTGTCTTCCGCGAGGTCGTGCCGGTGCATCGTCTGGCCTACACGTTCGGCTGGGAGGGCGGCCAGGAAGTTCCGCCCGGCTCGAGCCTGATCGAGATCGACCTGATCGAGCAGGACGGCGGCACGCTGCTGCGCATGACCCATAGCGGCCTGCCGAACGAAGCGCAGGCCGCCGCGCATGCGACGGGATGGGCGCACTATCTGGAGCGGCTCACGATCGCAGCCGCGGGCGGCGATCCCGGTCCGGACAAGGGTGTGTCAGAAAAGAAGTAG
- a CDS encoding adenylate/guanylate cyclase domain-containing protein: protein MHLSSTLAWLLDAASDCPGADRLLAELGAHLVADGVPLEAGALTLAVPHPLIAKRTWLWRADSGQVIEALGFAPGGLAPDPPNDAGRRWLRDSARGQVHEDVAGRPDGPLLGWIGPRPFTADEIEQLRQAARFAATPLAVLAARATLRATLDAYLGTRSAERVLAAPLRRDLGETIQAALLYADLRNFTSLSETTPPADVIAALDAWFDRIAGAVHAFGGEVLKFIGDGVLAIFPVLEASPRRACDAALRAAGAAEAGMAYLNKERRAQGLPPLSFGAALHLGEMLWGNIGAANRLDFTAIGPAVNLASRLEGLCKPLGRTVLVSGAVAAETEMPLVALGTHALRGIAAPCEVFALPDL from the coding sequence ATGCACCTCTCTTCGACCCTCGCCTGGCTCCTCGATGCCGCCTCGGATTGTCCCGGGGCCGACCGCCTGCTCGCGGAACTCGGCGCGCATCTGGTCGCCGACGGCGTGCCGCTCGAGGCAGGCGCCTTGACGCTGGCGGTGCCGCATCCGCTGATCGCGAAACGGACCTGGCTGTGGCGTGCCGATAGCGGCCAGGTGATCGAAGCGCTCGGCTTCGCGCCGGGCGGCCTCGCGCCCGATCCACCCAACGACGCCGGCCGTCGCTGGCTGCGCGACAGCGCGCGCGGGCAGGTGCATGAAGATGTCGCCGGACGGCCCGATGGGCCGCTGCTCGGCTGGATCGGGCCGCGTCCGTTCACGGCGGATGAGATCGAGCAACTACGTCAGGCCGCGCGTTTCGCCGCGACGCCGCTTGCCGTGCTCGCCGCCCGCGCCACCTTGCGGGCGACGCTCGATGCTTACCTCGGCACGCGCAGCGCGGAGCGGGTGCTCGCGGCGCCTCTGCGCCGCGATCTCGGCGAGACCATCCAGGCCGCGCTGCTCTATGCGGATTTGCGCAATTTCACGAGCCTGTCGGAGACCACACCGCCGGCCGACGTCATCGCGGCGCTCGACGCCTGGTTCGATCGCATCGCCGGCGCGGTTCACGCCTTCGGCGGCGAGGTGCTGAAATTCATCGGCGACGGCGTGCTCGCGATCTTTCCGGTGCTCGAGGCGTCGCCGCGCCGCGCCTGTGACGCTGCTCTGCGTGCTGCAGGCGCAGCCGAGGCCGGGATGGCGTACCTCAACAAGGAGCGCCGCGCGCAAGGATTGCCGCCGCTGTCGTTTGGCGCCGCGCTCCATCTCGGCGAGATGCTTTGGGGCAATATCGGCGCCGCCAACCGGCTCGACTTCACCGCGATCGGCCCCGCGGTCAATCTCGCCAGCCGCCTAGAGGGATTGTGCAAGCCGCTGGGCCGGACCGTGCTGGTCTCGGGCGCGGTCGCTGCAGAGACGGAGATGCCGCTAGTCGCGCTCGGGACGCATGCGCTGCGCGGCATTGCCGCGCCGTGCGAGGTGTTTGCGTTGCCAGATCTGTAG
- a CDS encoding EVE domain-containing protein, translating into MAYWLVKSEPSVWSWDQQVAKGAKGEAWTGVRNFTARQNLVNMKKGDKAFFYHSNEGKEIVGIAEIIKEAYPDPTDKTGKFVCVDIKADKPLKTPVTMAAIKAEKKLTDMALVKYSRLSVQPVTAEEWKLVCKMGGV; encoded by the coding sequence ATGGCGTACTGGCTCGTGAAATCCGAACCGTCGGTGTGGTCCTGGGACCAGCAGGTTGCGAAGGGCGCCAAGGGCGAAGCCTGGACCGGCGTGCGCAATTTCACCGCGCGCCAGAACCTCGTGAACATGAAGAAGGGCGACAAGGCGTTCTTCTATCATTCCAACGAGGGCAAGGAGATCGTCGGCATCGCCGAGATCATCAAGGAGGCCTATCCCGATCCAACCGACAAGACCGGCAAATTCGTCTGCGTCGACATCAAGGCCGACAAGCCCCTGAAGACGCCGGTGACGATGGCCGCAATCAAGGCCGAGAAGAAGCTCACGGACATGGCGCTGGTGAAATATTCGCGCCTCTCGGTGCAGCCGGTGACGGCGGAGGAATGGAAGCTCGTCTGCAAGATGGGCGGGGTTTAG
- a CDS encoding NAD(P)H-dependent glycerol-3-phosphate dehydrogenase — protein sequence MTAPQSVAVIGAGAWGTALATVAARAGRNVTLWARNAEHAARIASTGDNPRLPGVQLVPEIVVTSDLSLATRADMLLIATPAQHLRGAVNMLASHITKPMPIVACAKGIEHGTHKFMTEVIAEAAPHAQPAILSGPSFADDVARGLPTAVTLAASDEALASSLVQALGSPTFRPYHSTDIRGVEIGGAAKNVLAIAVGIAVGRKLGASAQAALTTRAFAELTRLGRALGARRETLTGLSGLGDLILTCSSPQSRNFALGLALGRGEQPPAGKLAEGEFTAPVLIELAASQNIELPVSEAVASILSGRSTIDAAISGLMTRPFKAEE from the coding sequence ATGACCGCGCCGCAATCCGTCGCAGTAATCGGCGCGGGCGCCTGGGGCACGGCGCTGGCGACGGTGGCGGCGCGAGCCGGGCGAAACGTGACGCTGTGGGCACGCAATGCCGAGCATGCCGCGCGGATCGCATCGACGGGTGACAATCCAAGGCTGCCTGGCGTCCAGCTCGTGCCTGAGATCGTCGTCACGAGCGATCTGTCGCTTGCCACGCGTGCGGACATGCTGCTGATCGCAACACCGGCGCAACATTTGCGCGGCGCGGTCAACATGCTGGCCTCGCACATCACGAAGCCAATGCCGATCGTCGCCTGCGCCAAGGGCATCGAGCACGGCACCCACAAGTTCATGACCGAGGTGATCGCCGAGGCCGCGCCGCACGCGCAGCCCGCGATCCTGTCGGGGCCGAGCTTTGCCGACGACGTCGCACGTGGCCTGCCGACGGCAGTGACCCTGGCGGCAAGCGATGAGGCGCTGGCCAGCAGCCTGGTGCAGGCGCTGGGCTCGCCGACATTCCGCCCCTATCACTCCACCGACATCCGCGGCGTCGAGATCGGCGGCGCCGCCAAGAACGTGCTGGCGATCGCGGTCGGCATCGCGGTCGGACGCAAGCTCGGCGCCTCCGCGCAGGCGGCCCTCACGACCCGCGCCTTTGCCGAGCTGACGCGCCTCGGCCGCGCGCTCGGCGCACGCCGCGAGACGCTCACCGGCCTCTCTGGCCTCGGTGATCTCATCCTGACCTGCTCGAGCCCGCAATCGCGCAACTTCGCGCTCGGCCTCGCGCTCGGGCGCGGCGAGCAGCCTCCCGCCGGCAAGCTCGCCGAGGGCGAGTTCACCGCCCCCGTGCTGATCGAGCTCGCCGCTTCGCAAAACATAGAGTTGCCGGTATCGGAGGCGGTCGCATCCATCCTGAGCGGCCGAAGCACGATCGATGCCGCGATCTCGGGGCTGATGACGCGCCCCTTCAAGGCAGAGGAATAA
- the tsaD gene encoding tRNA (adenosine(37)-N6)-threonylcarbamoyltransferase complex transferase subunit TsaD: MLGIETTCDETAAAVIERAADGSGKILSNIVRSQIEEHARFGGVVPEIAARAHVDVLDGIIDRAMAEAGIDYAQLDGVAAAAGPGLIGGVIVGLTTAKAIAMVHDTPLVAVNHLEAHALTPRLTDGIEFPYCLFLASGGHTQIVAVTGVGQYVRLGTTVDDAIGEAFDKVAKMLGLPYPGGPQVERAAAGGDATRFAFPRPMQGRPDANFSLSGLKTAVRIEASRLTELTPQDISDLCASFQAAVLDSTADRLSVGLRLFREQFGAPRALVAAGGVAANQAIRGALDDVARQAGTQLIMPPPALCTDNGAMIGWAGAERLALGLTDTMDAQPRARWLLDANATAPAGYGKTRAGY, encoded by the coding sequence GTGCTGGGCATCGAAACCACCTGCGACGAGACCGCTGCGGCCGTGATCGAACGCGCGGCCGACGGCAGCGGCAAGATCCTGTCCAACATCGTGCGGTCGCAGATCGAGGAGCATGCCCGTTTCGGCGGCGTGGTGCCGGAGATCGCCGCGCGCGCGCATGTCGACGTGCTCGACGGGATCATCGACCGTGCCATGGCCGAGGCCGGCATCGATTATGCCCAGCTCGACGGCGTCGCGGCGGCCGCGGGGCCCGGGCTGATCGGCGGCGTCATCGTCGGGCTCACCACCGCGAAGGCGATCGCGATGGTGCACGACACGCCGCTGGTCGCCGTGAACCATCTCGAAGCGCATGCGCTGACGCCGCGCCTCACCGACGGTATCGAATTTCCCTATTGCCTCTTCCTCGCCTCCGGCGGCCATACCCAGATCGTCGCAGTCACCGGCGTCGGCCAATATGTGCGGCTCGGCACCACGGTCGACGACGCCATCGGCGAAGCCTTCGACAAGGTCGCGAAGATGCTGGGCCTGCCCTATCCCGGCGGCCCGCAGGTCGAGCGCGCGGCGGCAGGCGGCGATGCCACGCGCTTTGCGTTTCCGCGGCCGATGCAGGGACGCCCGGATGCCAATTTCTCGCTGTCGGGACTGAAGACGGCGGTGCGCATCGAAGCGAGCCGGCTGACCGAGCTCACGCCGCAGGACATCAGCGATCTCTGCGCGAGCTTCCAGGCCGCCGTGCTGGATTCGACGGCCGACCGGCTGAGCGTCGGCCTCAGGCTTTTCCGCGAGCAGTTCGGCGCACCGCGCGCGCTGGTCGCCGCCGGCGGCGTCGCCGCCAATCAGGCGATCCGCGGCGCCCTTGATGATGTCGCAAGGCAGGCCGGGACGCAGCTGATCATGCCGCCGCCCGCGCTTTGCACCGACAACGGCGCCATGATCGGCTGGGCCGGCGCCGAGCGCCTCGCGCTCGGCCTGACCGACACGATGGACGCGCAGCCGCGCGCACGCTGGCTGCTCGACGCCAACGCGACGGCGCCCGCGGGTTACGGCAAGACGCGGGCGGGATATTAG
- a CDS encoding uroporphyrinogen-III synthase, which translates to MSILVTRPHPDNEATADNLRARGHAVLLAPALKLEPVAFQGESGVSYDAVLVTSANAIRTVASQLPDLGLLQLPLFALGEHTAAAAREAGFAEVIVAGGDAASLRDKVMQSARDKVLKKKSALLYLAGADLSRDLGGELGAEGFRVLTRTTYRMAPVKHLPREVCEGFAAHGIEAVLHYSRRSARAFLDAARDEGVEISALAIPHCCLSETVAGVLREAGASQVLVAATPDETALFDSLERALRTRLA; encoded by the coding sequence ATGTCCATTCTCGTCACACGGCCGCATCCCGACAACGAGGCGACGGCGGACAATCTGCGCGCACGCGGGCATGCGGTGCTGCTTGCGCCGGCGCTCAAGCTCGAGCCGGTCGCCTTCCAAGGCGAGAGTGGCGTTTCCTATGATGCCGTTCTCGTCACCTCGGCCAACGCGATCCGCACCGTGGCGTCGCAATTGCCGGACCTCGGTCTGTTGCAGCTGCCTTTGTTCGCGCTCGGCGAGCATACGGCTGCTGCGGCGCGCGAGGCCGGTTTTGCCGAGGTGATCGTCGCCGGCGGCGATGCCGCGTCCTTGCGCGACAAGGTGATGCAGAGCGCGCGCGACAAGGTGCTGAAGAAAAAGAGCGCGCTGCTGTATCTCGCCGGCGCGGATCTGTCGCGCGACCTCGGCGGCGAGCTCGGTGCGGAAGGTTTTCGCGTGTTGACGCGGACGACCTATCGCATGGCGCCGGTGAAGCATTTGCCGCGCGAGGTCTGCGAAGGCTTTGCCGCCCATGGGATCGAGGCGGTGCTGCACTACTCCCGGCGTAGCGCGCGTGCGTTCCTCGATGCGGCGCGGGACGAAGGTGTCGAAATTTCGGCGCTGGCGATTCCGCATTGCTGCCTGTCCGAGACCGTTGCGGGCGTGCTGCGCGAGGCCGGCGCGTCGCAGGTTCTGGTGGCCGCAACGCCGGACGAAACTGCCTTATTCGACTCCTTGGAGCGTGCGTTGCGCACCCGTTTGGCGTAA
- a CDS encoding COG4223 family protein, with amino-acid sequence MADDKPEDAGLAPDPGRAKRTPPTIDLEATEVSTQPQQVAGEPEPSEHVAQEQARVEEPGSEELKAEPQPESAEQQASAAALVSAPISPWVVAPFSGAVAAAVVIAVGWMLGWPAVQAPPAAPQVTNATVDALSGRVAAVEAKAAKPAADPAQVTRIDALEKAASALRGDIANLRAQFDKMESALNDTKSAPPTAAPDLAALADRIAQLERASKTERAELAQQGEKIAEAKTMDDKPLRYVVAASLLDVAVRHGDPYQSQLAAARSLTAKPDMLKPLEAFASSGIPTSAALSRELLNIVPKLSPPAEAPSSEAGIVERLQAGASKLVRIERTDGVGNDRGAIVSRVTAAALRSDFAEARRELKTLPVADRAAAQAWLDKADARDAALAASRKFADDAMADLAKSTQ; translated from the coding sequence ATGGCCGACGATAAGCCTGAAGACGCTGGATTGGCGCCCGATCCGGGTCGTGCCAAGCGCACCCCGCCCACCATCGACCTCGAGGCGACGGAAGTCTCGACCCAGCCGCAGCAGGTCGCCGGCGAGCCCGAGCCGTCCGAGCATGTCGCGCAGGAGCAGGCCAGGGTGGAAGAGCCCGGCTCGGAAGAGCTCAAGGCCGAGCCTCAGCCCGAATCGGCAGAGCAGCAGGCGTCGGCGGCGGCGCTCGTATCGGCGCCGATCTCCCCCTGGGTCGTTGCACCGTTCTCCGGCGCGGTCGCAGCTGCGGTCGTGATCGCGGTCGGCTGGATGCTGGGCTGGCCGGCGGTACAGGCCCCGCCGGCCGCGCCGCAGGTCACCAATGCGACCGTCGATGCGCTGAGCGGACGCGTTGCCGCGGTCGAAGCCAAGGCCGCCAAGCCCGCGGCCGATCCGGCCCAAGTGACGCGAATCGATGCGTTGGAGAAAGCGGCGAGCGCCCTGCGCGGCGACATCGCCAATTTGCGCGCGCAGTTCGACAAGATGGAGAGCGCGCTGAACGATACGAAATCCGCGCCGCCGACTGCCGCGCCCGATCTTGCCGCGCTCGCCGACCGCATCGCTCAGCTCGAGCGCGCCAGCAAGACCGAGCGGGCCGAGCTCGCGCAGCAGGGCGAGAAGATCGCCGAGGCCAAGACGATGGACGACAAGCCGCTCCGTTATGTGGTGGCGGCGTCGCTGCTCGACGTTGCCGTTCGCCACGGCGATCCCTATCAATCGCAATTGGCCGCGGCGCGGTCGCTGACGGCCAAGCCCGACATGCTCAAGCCGCTCGAGGCGTTTGCATCGTCCGGCATCCCGACGTCGGCTGCGCTGAGCCGCGAGCTCCTCAACATCGTGCCGAAGCTGTCGCCGCCGGCTGAAGCTCCGTCGAGCGAGGCCGGCATTGTCGAGCGTCTCCAGGCCGGCGCCTCAAAGCTCGTGCGGATCGAGCGCACCGACGGCGTCGGCAACGATCGCGGCGCCATCGTGTCGCGCGTGACGGCGGCGGCGCTCCGCAGCGATTTCGCCGAGGCGCGGCGCGAGCTGAAGACGCTGCCCGTGGCAGATCGCGCCGCGGCACAGGCCTGGCTCGACAAGGCCGACGCCCGCGACGCCGCGCTCGCCGCGTCCCGCAAATTCGCCGACGATGCCATGGCGGATCTCGCCAAATCTACTCAATAA